One stretch of Francisella sp. LA112445 DNA includes these proteins:
- the rlmN gene encoding 23S rRNA (adenine(2503)-C(2))-methyltransferase RlmN, whose protein sequence is MQQEKTNLLGLNQKAIEDFFISIGEKKFHARQVFKWIHKKGVIDFDAMTDLGKNLRAKLKQQSEIVVPKVVFSKASKDGTHKWLIDVGGSAVETVFIPEEGRGTLCVSSQVGCTLNCSFCSTGKQGFNRNLSSAEVISQLWIAARTLSKNNGEHDFTVTNIVMMGMGEPLMNFENVVPAMDIMMDDLAYGLSRRKVTLSTSGVVPRIYDLLEQSGVSLAVSLHAPNDTLRNEIVPINKKYNIDELLDACKLYAEKGPHKHITFEYTLMQEVNDNLSDAEELVELLRSREVPAKINLIPFNPYPGTPYKKPSGNRIHKFKEYLQHRGFVTTVRKTRGDDIDAACGQLAGDVMDKTKRKERYLKKIGDTNAN, encoded by the coding sequence ATGCAACAAGAAAAAACAAATTTACTTGGTCTTAACCAAAAAGCAATTGAGGACTTTTTTATTTCTATAGGTGAGAAAAAGTTTCATGCTAGACAAGTTTTTAAGTGGATTCATAAAAAAGGCGTTATAGATTTTGATGCTATGACAGATCTAGGGAAAAATTTACGTGCTAAATTAAAGCAGCAATCAGAAATAGTTGTTCCTAAAGTTGTATTTAGTAAAGCATCTAAAGATGGCACGCATAAGTGGTTGATAGATGTTGGTGGCAGTGCTGTTGAGACAGTGTTTATCCCAGAAGAAGGAAGAGGGACTTTATGTGTGTCTTCTCAAGTTGGATGTACTTTAAACTGTAGTTTTTGTTCTACTGGTAAACAAGGTTTTAATAGAAACTTATCATCAGCAGAAGTTATATCTCAACTTTGGATTGCAGCGAGAACATTATCAAAAAATAATGGTGAACATGACTTTACTGTGACAAATATTGTCATGATGGGAATGGGTGAGCCGTTGATGAATTTTGAAAATGTAGTTCCTGCAATGGATATTATGATGGATGACTTAGCTTATGGGTTATCTAGACGTAAAGTAACTTTAAGTACTTCAGGTGTTGTACCAAGAATATATGATTTACTTGAGCAGTCTGGGGTGTCATTAGCAGTATCATTACATGCTCCAAATGATACTCTTAGAAATGAGATAGTACCAATTAACAAAAAATACAATATTGATGAGCTTTTAGACGCGTGTAAGTTATATGCAGAAAAGGGCCCACATAAGCATATAACTTTTGAATATACATTAATGCAGGAAGTTAATGATAATTTATCAGATGCAGAAGAGCTTGTCGAGTTATTAAGATCTCGCGAAGTTCCTGCTAAAATAAACCTCATTCCTTTTAATCCATATCCAGGAACTCCTTATAAGAAGCCTAGTGGAAATAGAATCCATAAGTTTAAGGAGTATCTTCAGCATAGGGGCTTTGTTACTACGGTAAGAAAGACTCGAGGTGATGATATTGATGCCGCATGTGGACAGCTTGCAGGTGATGTAATGGATAAGACAAAAAGAAAAGAGAGATATTTGAAAAAGATTGGAGATACTAATGCGAATTAA
- the rpsR gene encoding 30S ribosomal protein S18, translating into MSRRKVCRFTVEGVKEIDYKDVNKLKAYITETGKIVPSRVTGTSAKYQRQLSTAIKRARFLALLPYCDRHFN; encoded by the coding sequence ATGAGTCGTCGTAAAGTTTGCCGTTTCACTGTTGAAGGCGTAAAAGAAATTGATTATAAAGATGTAAATAAGTTAAAAGCTTATATTACTGAAACTGGTAAGATTGTTCCTAGTCGTGTAACAGGTACATCTGCGAAGTATCAAAGACAGTTGTCTACAGCTATTAAAAGAGCTAGATTCTTAGCATTATTACCATACTGTGATCGTCACTTTAACTAA
- the ttcA gene encoding tRNA 2-thiocytidine(32) synthetase TtcA: MTDTNKQNLKKLEKQILRKTAQAINQYNMIEDGDKIMVCLSGGKDSYCLLEMLLLLQQKAPIKFDIIAVNLDQKQPGFPEDILPNYLKSKDVNFHIIERDTYSVVKKVIPEGKTTCGLCSRMRRGILYDFAEENGITKIALGHHRDDIIETFFLNIFYNGTIKAMPPKLLSDDKRNIVIRPLAFVSEKETAQYSELKSFPIIPCNLCGSQDNLQRVFIKDMLNRWEEKNPDRKNIIFKALSNISPSQMLDKELFDFFNISKNDIQR; this comes from the coding sequence ATGACTGATACTAATAAACAAAATCTAAAAAAACTTGAAAAACAAATTCTTAGAAAAACTGCTCAAGCGATTAACCAATATAATATGATTGAAGATGGTGATAAGATAATGGTCTGCTTATCAGGAGGCAAAGATTCATATTGCTTACTTGAAATGCTATTACTATTACAACAAAAAGCGCCTATAAAATTTGACATAATTGCTGTGAATCTCGATCAAAAGCAACCTGGGTTTCCAGAAGATATATTGCCAAACTATCTAAAATCAAAAGATGTCAACTTTCATATTATTGAAAGAGATACATACAGTGTTGTTAAAAAAGTGATTCCTGAAGGTAAAACAACATGTGGCTTATGTTCAAGAATGCGTCGAGGCATTTTATATGACTTCGCTGAAGAAAATGGTATAACGAAAATTGCACTTGGTCATCATAGAGATGATATTATTGAAACATTCTTTTTAAATATATTCTATAACGGCACAATTAAAGCAATGCCTCCTAAACTTCTAAGTGATGATAAAAGAAACATAGTCATTCGTCCTCTTGCTTTTGTCAGTGAAAAAGAAACAGCTCAATATTCTGAGCTAAAGAGCTTCCCAATTATTCCATGCAACCTATGTGGGTCTCAAGATAATTTGCAAAGAGTATTCATAAAAGATATGCTAAACAGATGGGAAGAGAAAAATCCTGATAGGAAGAATATAATATTTAAGGCTCTTTCAAATATATCTCCATCACAAATGTTGGATAAAGAGCTTTTTGATTTTTTTAATATTTCAAAAAATGATATACAAAGATAG
- a CDS encoding FKBP-type peptidyl-prolyl cis-trans isomerase N-terminal domain-containing protein: MNLKKIMALTSCSLIGLTATAYSDTNTPSGIKVGSQASYTIGYQIGSGIANQNFGIDNAKAAEGFEDAIKGNKPKLSEDQIQKNMQELKNTLIKKQVDIAKQNKSNSEKLISEISKIDGITKVDDGVYYQMIKKGNGKKPNADSKVTIAYDGTTPAVVYAKDSQKAIKAIKDGKLIGSSFDSSEGVSFPLTNLIQCWKDAIPQIPTGSTVILYCAPDTAYGTRAPAAIGPNQALSFKITLKSFS, translated from the coding sequence ATGAATCTAAAGAAAATAATGGCTCTTACGTCATGCTCGTTAATAGGCTTAACTGCTACTGCATATAGTGATACTAACACTCCAAGTGGGATAAAAGTTGGATCTCAAGCTAGCTACACTATAGGCTACCAAATTGGCTCTGGAATAGCTAATCAAAATTTTGGCATAGATAACGCGAAGGCTGCAGAAGGATTTGAAGATGCAATAAAAGGTAACAAACCTAAGTTATCAGAAGATCAAATTCAAAAAAACATGCAAGAGCTAAAAAATACACTAATCAAAAAACAAGTTGATATAGCTAAGCAAAATAAATCCAACTCAGAAAAACTAATTAGTGAAATCTCAAAAATTGATGGAATCACTAAAGTAGATGATGGTGTTTATTATCAAATGATAAAAAAAGGTAATGGTAAAAAGCCTAATGCCGATAGTAAAGTGACAATTGCATATGATGGAACTACTCCTGCTGTTGTTTATGCAAAAGACAGTCAAAAAGCTATCAAAGCTATCAAAGATGGTAAACTTATAGGCTCAAGCTTTGACTCAAGTGAAGGTGTTTCATTCCCTCTTACAAATCTAATCCAATGTTGGAAAGATGCTATACCACAAATCCCTACTGGCTCTACAGTTATTCTATACTGTGCTCCAGATACAGCTTATGGAACAAGAGCTCCAGCAGCTATAGGACCAAACCAAGCACTTTCTTTCAAAATTACACTTAAGAGCTTCTCATAA
- the dnaB gene encoding replicative DNA helicase, with protein sequence MDYQFKAAETTYSLEAEKAILGNILLNNQNIELVEDLLLTDDFFDKRHRIIYKQINILNQANTPFDVLILSEYLATDGLLDEAGGEAYIVDLVANTPSVSNIKTYANIVKDKAKLRSLQKSVNDIVQKIYSADSKNPDEVIDYAESRILDIAKERETLTKGPESIKSVIPKLVDRMSAIVDAGTGLTGLSTGFIDLDKMTSGLQRANLGIIAARPSMGKTVLGINIAQNVAKISEKPVLVFSLEMPSEDIVTRMLASQARVEMNLLKECNRLNDAHWVKITKAMKDLSDMPLYIDDTSGLTPAEMRSRARRLYNEHDGLSMILIDYLQLMKIPGYETNRTLEVSEISRSLKALAKELDIPVIALSQLNRAVDDRKDKRPMMSDLRESGAIEQDADLIMFIYRDEVYNKDKEDNKNLGEIIIGKQRNGPIGAVHVRFDGQFVSFANLTNENDNILPGDIGYNE encoded by the coding sequence ATGGATTATCAATTTAAAGCTGCTGAGACTACTTATTCACTTGAAGCAGAAAAAGCTATCTTGGGAAATATACTTTTAAATAATCAAAATATAGAGTTAGTTGAAGATTTACTTTTAACTGATGATTTCTTTGATAAAAGACATAGAATTATCTATAAACAAATTAATATTCTAAATCAAGCAAATACACCTTTTGATGTTTTAATCTTAAGTGAGTATCTTGCTACTGATGGACTTCTTGATGAAGCTGGTGGAGAGGCTTATATTGTTGATTTAGTAGCAAATACGCCATCAGTATCAAATATCAAAACATATGCTAATATCGTAAAAGATAAGGCTAAACTTAGAAGTCTGCAAAAAAGTGTAAATGATATAGTTCAAAAGATATATTCAGCCGACTCAAAAAATCCAGATGAGGTGATTGATTATGCTGAAAGTAGAATTTTAGATATTGCCAAAGAGAGAGAGACTCTTACAAAAGGTCCTGAGTCTATAAAGTCTGTCATTCCCAAGCTTGTCGATCGTATGAGTGCTATTGTTGATGCTGGTACTGGATTAACAGGACTTTCTACCGGCTTTATTGATTTAGATAAGATGACTTCAGGGTTACAAAGAGCTAACTTAGGTATTATCGCAGCTAGACCATCTATGGGTAAAACCGTACTTGGTATTAATATTGCTCAAAATGTTGCAAAAATATCTGAAAAGCCAGTGTTAGTTTTTAGTTTAGAAATGCCATCAGAAGATATTGTAACAAGGATGTTAGCAAGTCAAGCTCGAGTTGAGATGAATCTTCTAAAGGAATGTAATCGTCTAAATGATGCGCATTGGGTTAAAATCACAAAAGCGATGAAAGATCTTAGTGATATGCCTCTATATATAGATGATACATCAGGCTTAACTCCAGCAGAGATGCGTTCTAGAGCTCGAAGGTTATATAATGAGCATGATGGTTTATCGATGATTTTGATAGATTATCTTCAGCTAATGAAGATCCCTGGATATGAGACAAATAGAACCCTCGAGGTATCTGAAATCTCAAGATCATTAAAAGCTTTAGCAAAAGAGCTTGATATACCGGTTATAGCATTATCACAGCTAAACAGGGCAGTAGATGATCGTAAAGATAAGCGTCCAATGATGTCAGATCTAAGAGAGTCTGGTGCTATTGAGCAGGATGCCGATTTGATTATGTTTATTTATAGGGATGAAGTCTATAATAAAGATAAAGAGGATAATAAAAACTTAGGTGAAATAATTATAGGTAAGCAACGTAATGGACCTATAGGCGCAGTCCATGTTAGATTTGATGGACAGTTTGTTAGTTTTGCTAATTTGACTAATGAAAATGATAATATTTTACCGGGTGATATTGGTTACAATGAGTAA
- a CDS encoding chloroquine resistance protein: MSFENQLSDIFDLDIWELKPQYKSSNQLQTDFESSAINLEESMTNPKEEVDTSRELIYTNNVDNNKIINIFIQSDLNIQFLNNVVDSLFYNSKVSIFKVQSTDIQLDSNEVNLFEEEFILDKGDLLSIQNKKHILSKLYEYADFKSR, from the coding sequence ATGAGTTTTGAAAATCAGTTAAGTGATATTTTTGATTTAGATATTTGGGAATTAAAGCCGCAATATAAGTCATCTAATCAATTACAAACTGATTTTGAAAGTAGCGCTATCAATTTAGAAGAATCTATGACTAATCCTAAAGAAGAGGTAGATACTTCTAGAGAGTTGATTTATACGAATAATGTTGATAATAATAAAATTATTAATATATTTATTCAAAGTGATCTTAATATTCAATTTTTAAATAATGTTGTGGATAGTTTGTTCTATAACTCAAAGGTGAGTATTTTTAAAGTGCAATCTACTGATATTCAACTAGACTCTAATGAAGTTAATCTATTTGAAGAAGAATTTATATTAGATAAAGGTGATCTATTAAGCATTCAAAATAAAAAGCATATACTATCAAAATTATATGAGTATGCAGACTTTAAATCTAGATAG
- a CDS encoding polyprenyl synthetase family protein has protein sequence MQELRDIQTLIEDDIKNNNQFIIDSLSSDVVLINQISHYIINSGGKRLRPLLVMLFSRALNYQGSKHLACAAIIEFIHTATLLHDDVVDNSELRRGKETANNVFGNAASVLTGDFLYSRAFQMMVGLDNMQIMQILADATNKISEGEVLQLLNARNSELTEKDYTNVIYCKTAKLFEAACELAGVISLEKSDYQKHQESIKSYGVYLGNAFQIADDVLDYVSDAESLGKNIGDDLDEGKMTLPTIYALATIDQAKQTILKKAIEDGQYNVDDIVTIVKNSGAVEYSYKVACQYADLAKQSISFLPESDYKQAMILLCDLAVKRKS, from the coding sequence ATGCAAGAACTTAGAGATATTCAAACGCTTATTGAAGATGATATAAAAAATAACAATCAGTTTATTATAGATTCTCTTTCTTCAGATGTTGTTCTTATCAATCAAATTAGTCACTATATTATAAATAGTGGAGGTAAGCGATTACGCCCACTTTTAGTTATGCTCTTTTCAAGAGCATTAAATTATCAAGGTAGTAAACATCTTGCTTGTGCGGCTATTATTGAATTTATTCATACCGCGACATTATTGCATGATGATGTGGTGGATAATTCAGAATTGCGTAGAGGTAAAGAGACAGCGAATAATGTTTTTGGCAATGCAGCCAGTGTTTTAACAGGTGATTTTTTATACTCAAGAGCTTTTCAGATGATGGTTGGCTTAGATAATATGCAGATTATGCAGATACTAGCTGATGCAACAAATAAAATCTCTGAAGGAGAAGTTTTACAGCTTCTAAATGCAAGAAATTCTGAGCTTACTGAGAAAGATTATACTAATGTTATATATTGCAAGACAGCGAAGCTTTTTGAAGCAGCATGTGAGCTTGCTGGAGTTATTAGTCTAGAAAAAAGTGACTATCAAAAGCATCAAGAAAGTATTAAAAGTTATGGTGTTTATTTGGGTAATGCATTTCAGATAGCTGATGATGTTTTAGATTATGTTTCAGATGCTGAAAGCTTAGGCAAAAATATTGGTGATGATTTAGATGAGGGTAAAATGACTTTACCTACAATTTACGCACTTGCTACTATTGATCAGGCAAAGCAAACAATACTAAAAAAAGCTATAGAAGATGGGCAATATAATGTTGATGACATTGTAACTATAGTTAAAAATAGTGGTGCAGTAGAGTACTCATATAAAGTCGCTTGTCAGTATGCAGATCTTGCGAAGCAGTCTATAAGTTTTTTACCTGAATCTGATTATAAACAAGCCATGATCTTACTGTGTGATTTAGCGGTGAAAAGAAAAAGTTAG
- a CDS encoding pilus assembly protein PilF translates to MRINLKKIITLAIIASSLSACASSGSQTGDSAAQQNTNQSQNKSNDIVEGNTAEYTVPVDTQKKPNFKKATELYAELAITYASEGYLDMAKDRLIRAQTLEKQHGYNLAIVGYAAGYYYQTIGVNSIAEKYYRDTVDDHAKNFEAINFYAQFLCKERGEYKQAEKLFDKSLYLSNNDDMAQTLFLYSECAYKQGNKDQALKLMIRANKFRTNYRSAKLRLAQMYFERKEYKKCYKVIYSMSDDKEFFYNRKVLELRLKLAEYANNRSEIATIKLILSSSDYNDNDMNQFFSKADMGDVNNAKAK, encoded by the coding sequence ATGCGAATTAATCTTAAAAAGATTATTACTTTAGCTATAATAGCAAGTTCTTTATCTGCATGTGCAAGTTCTGGATCGCAAACAGGTGATTCTGCAGCTCAACAGAACACTAATCAAAGTCAGAATAAGTCAAATGATATAGTTGAAGGTAATACTGCAGAATATACAGTCCCAGTTGATACTCAAAAAAAACCTAATTTTAAGAAAGCTACTGAACTATATGCTGAACTAGCAATTACGTATGCTAGTGAAGGGTATCTAGATATGGCAAAAGATAGATTGATTCGCGCACAGACCTTAGAAAAACAGCATGGCTATAATTTAGCAATAGTTGGATATGCAGCAGGTTATTATTATCAAACTATAGGTGTTAACTCTATTGCGGAGAAATATTACAGAGATACTGTAGATGATCATGCTAAGAATTTTGAGGCTATAAATTTTTATGCCCAATTCCTGTGTAAGGAAAGAGGTGAATATAAGCAAGCTGAGAAGCTATTTGACAAGTCATTATATTTATCAAATAATGATGATATGGCTCAAACTTTATTCTTATACTCTGAATGTGCTTATAAACAAGGTAATAAAGATCAAGCTTTAAAACTTATGATCAGAGCAAATAAATTTAGAACAAATTATAGATCAGCGAAATTACGTTTAGCACAGATGTATTTTGAAAGAAAAGAGTATAAAAAATGCTATAAAGTTATTTATAGTATGAGTGATGATAAAGAATTTTTCTATAACAGAAAAGTTCTTGAGTTAAGACTTAAATTGGCTGAATATGCTAATAACAGAAGTGAAATTGCGACAATTAAGCTTATTCTATCTTCTAGTGACTATAATGATAATGATATGAATCAGTTTTTCTCAAAGGCTGATATGGGAGATGTAAATAATGCGAAAGCTAAATAG
- a CDS encoding PQ-loop repeat-containing protein translates to MENFGYITLNISLILYFVHFLPQTIHNQFKHKTSEISLWTHSLMIFANALDLIYAVGFNLQWQYVLVDVILLCFLTIQQFQILNDRRQRKIVIHTILILIFLALIALIIFLTKLDKTYLLWFGSISGVIYNVYYLPQICKNFLQKDAQGFSIFYLGLLAVNILCDINSAIFLNWPIVSLLVSCSMFILVFIQVLQYFYYKNLFLRPTLNEV, encoded by the coding sequence TTGGAAAATTTTGGTTATATAACTTTAAACATATCATTAATACTTTATTTTGTACATTTTCTACCTCAAACTATTCATAATCAGTTTAAGCATAAAACTTCAGAAATTAGTCTTTGGACACACTCATTGATGATATTTGCAAATGCATTAGATTTAATTTATGCAGTAGGATTTAACTTACAGTGGCAATATGTATTAGTAGATGTCATTTTATTATGCTTCTTAACTATTCAGCAGTTCCAAATTTTAAATGATAGAAGGCAAAGAAAGATAGTCATTCATACTATATTGATTTTGATATTTTTGGCATTAATAGCATTAATTATTTTCTTAACGAAACTAGATAAAACATATTTACTATGGTTTGGCTCTATAAGTGGTGTGATTTATAATGTTTATTATCTTCCGCAGATTTGTAAGAACTTCTTACAGAAAGACGCTCAAGGATTTAGTATTTTCTATCTAGGACTTTTAGCTGTTAATATTTTATGTGATATAAATAGCGCTATTTTCTTAAATTGGCCTATTGTTTCACTTCTTGTTTCCTGCAGTATGTTCATTCTAGTTTTTATACAGGTACTCCAATATTTTTATTATAAAAATTTATTTTTAAGACCTACTTTAAATGAAGTATAA
- the rpsF gene encoding 30S ribosomal protein S6 — MKHYEIVLMIHPDQSDQLETMLGKYRSIIEEKGGKIHRFEDWGRRQLAYPIEKLHKAHYVLFNVECTTESLEKLQESLRYNDAVLRRLIISQKEAVTEPSIMMQSNEKEVI; from the coding sequence ATGAAACATTATGAAATCGTTTTAATGATTCACCCTGATCAATCAGATCAGTTAGAAACAATGCTTGGTAAATACCGTAGCATCATCGAAGAGAAAGGTGGAAAAATCCATAGATTCGAAGACTGGGGACGTCGTCAATTGGCTTATCCTATAGAGAAACTTCACAAAGCACACTACGTATTATTTAACGTTGAGTGTACTACTGAGTCATTAGAGAAGCTTCAAGAGTCTTTAAGATATAACGATGCTGTATTACGTCGTTTAATAATCTCTCAAAAAGAAGCTGTGACTGAGCCATCTATAATGATGCAATCAAATGAAAAAGAAGTAATTTAA
- the rluB gene encoding 23S rRNA pseudouridine(2605) synthase RluB, whose product MRKLNRFEDKKAPERLQKILAKYGIGSRRKIEEFIQQGRVKVNGKVATIGDKATDNDKISFDGKALHLYGQPMTRPRVIIYHKREGEVCTSKDEKDRKTVFDSLPKLAKSRWIMVGRLDINTTGLLLFTTDGDLANRLMHPSYEIEREYAVRVFGEQLSEETMKKLKDGVQLEDGIAKFNHIKFSGGEGANLWYYVTLSEGRNREVRRMFEAIGVTVSRLTRVRFGDIILPKYISRGKTLELTPSEVNRLRKSVKLKEYSFPKKLVDRLEKK is encoded by the coding sequence ATGCGAAAGCTAAATAGATTTGAAGATAAAAAAGCGCCAGAAAGGTTGCAAAAGATATTGGCAAAATATGGAATTGGCTCTAGAAGAAAGATTGAGGAGTTTATTCAACAAGGCAGAGTAAAAGTTAATGGCAAAGTAGCAACGATAGGTGACAAGGCTACTGATAATGACAAAATTAGCTTTGATGGGAAGGCTTTGCACCTATATGGTCAGCCTATGACTAGACCTAGGGTTATTATCTATCACAAAAGAGAAGGTGAGGTTTGTACAAGTAAAGATGAAAAAGACAGAAAGACAGTTTTTGACTCTTTACCAAAGTTAGCAAAATCTCGTTGGATAATGGTAGGGCGCCTAGATATAAATACTACAGGTTTATTGCTTTTTACTACAGATGGGGATCTTGCTAATAGGTTAATGCATCCATCATATGAAATAGAAAGAGAATATGCAGTTAGAGTTTTTGGTGAACAGTTATCTGAAGAAACAATGAAAAAGCTAAAAGATGGTGTTCAACTTGAAGATGGTATAGCCAAGTTTAATCATATAAAATTTTCAGGTGGTGAGGGAGCAAACCTTTGGTACTATGTGACTCTTTCTGAGGGGAGAAATAGAGAAGTAAGAAGAATGTTTGAAGCTATAGGAGTGACGGTAAGTAGACTTACTAGAGTTAGGTTCGGAGATATTATCTTACCTAAATATATATCTAGAGGTAAAACACTAGAACTTACGCCTTCTGAGGTTAATAGACTTAGAAAATCTGTTAAACTTAAAGAATATTCTTTTCCAAAAAAACTAGTGGATAGATTAGAGAAAAAATAA
- a CDS encoding transposase, with product MLVKNKGYGTKEILLLAIFAIIIIISIFFIYLNHNYTTRISNEISRLDLLKTKVATELIYGNGTVEEQSSKNGLYALINIADHKSYQNIKSQNIVIRDSGEIIAKLDDRYLGRGSIVLTPYVKSRDKVEDPYIIWDCLVISNKNIPQFLMPDNCRIKTTKD from the coding sequence TTGCTTGTAAAAAATAAAGGCTATGGAACTAAAGAAATTTTGTTGTTAGCCATATTTGCAATAATAATCATTATCTCAATCTTTTTTATTTACTTAAATCATAATTATACAACAAGAATATCCAACGAAATATCAAGGCTTGATTTGCTAAAAACGAAAGTTGCTACAGAGCTGATTTATGGAAATGGCACTGTAGAGGAGCAAAGTTCGAAAAATGGCTTATACGCTTTAATAAATATTGCAGATCATAAAAGCTATCAAAATATTAAATCTCAAAATATTGTCATAAGAGATAGTGGAGAGATTATAGCAAAGCTAGATGATAGATATTTAGGTAGAGGTAGTATAGTTTTGACACCATATGTTAAATCTAGAGATAAAGTAGAAGATCCATATATAATCTGGGATTGTTTAGTTATCTCAAATAAAAATATTCCTCAGTTTTTGATGCCTGATAATTGTCGCATTAAAACTACAAAAGACTAA
- the rplI gene encoding 50S ribosomal protein L9 — protein sequence MQVILKEKVENLGVLGDIVNVKPGYARNFLIPFGKAVQATKANIEVFEAQKAELEKAEKARFDAAVVTADSIKDKVYTIEAQAGDGGKLFGSVGTAEVAEAVSKASGKEIEKSQVRMPEGVIRTTGEFELSIHVYTDVDADIKVNVVAMQS from the coding sequence ATGCAAGTTATTTTAAAAGAAAAAGTTGAAAATCTTGGTGTATTAGGTGATATCGTAAATGTAAAACCTGGCTATGCTAGAAACTTCCTTATCCCTTTTGGTAAAGCTGTTCAAGCTACAAAAGCAAACATTGAAGTTTTTGAAGCACAAAAAGCTGAATTAGAGAAAGCTGAAAAAGCTAGATTTGATGCAGCAGTTGTTACAGCTGATTCTATCAAAGATAAAGTTTATACTATCGAAGCTCAAGCTGGTGATGGTGGTAAGCTATTTGGATCAGTAGGTACTGCAGAAGTTGCTGAAGCTGTTTCTAAAGCATCTGGTAAAGAGATTGAGAAAAGCCAAGTTCGCATGCCAGAAGGTGTTATTAGAACTACTGGTGAGTTTGAACTATCAATCCATGTTTATACAGATGTAGATGCAGACATTAAAGTAAATGTTGTAGCAATGCAAAGTTAG
- a CDS encoding GNAT family N-acetyltransferase — protein sequence MQTLNLDSSYFDKVISLIRLSDKDFSWSDQQILDSLSQDLTIGLIDNGKLKALAVFSCIFETAELLYICVDKSNQNQGLGAEVLRESFVYLLNQKVTEVFLEVDVNNHVAIKLYNKLGFKEISIRKNYYKKQDGSYSDALIYKLEIT from the coding sequence ATGCAGACTTTAAATCTAGATAGTTCCTATTTTGACAAGGTCATTAGTCTTATAAGGTTATCAGACAAAGACTTTAGTTGGTCAGATCAGCAGATTTTAGACTCACTGAGTCAAGATTTAACTATTGGTCTAATTGATAATGGTAAATTAAAAGCGTTAGCAGTTTTTAGTTGTATCTTTGAAACAGCTGAGCTTTTATATATTTGTGTCGATAAATCAAATCAAAATCAAGGCTTAGGGGCTGAAGTTCTTAGAGAATCTTTTGTATACTTATTAAATCAAAAAGTTACAGAAGTTTTTTTAGAAGTTGATGTAAATAATCATGTAGCTATAAAGCTTTATAATAAGCTTGGTTTCAAAGAAATATCTATTCGTAAAAATTATTATAAGAAACAAGATGGTAGTTATAGTGATGCATTAATATATAAGCTAGAAATAACCTAG